The DNA region actgtgtatatttgaaatattccattataacttttttttttttgaaaagcattAGCAAGCAACTCAGAGAGGGCAGAAAACCATACAGCTCTGCTCCTTGTTGATTGAGTTACTATCACGGAGCTCTTTAAatttattggtttatttattttggctgtgccatgcagcatgggaGATCTAAGTTCCAACCAAGGACTGAAACTGCgccccctgcagcagaagcagggagtcttaaccactggaccaccaggggaagccccagGGAGCTCTTTAAAGCCTTTCATCTACTTGTGGTTCTCAAGTGTGGtccccaggccagcagcatcACTTGCTCTTCCGGTCTTCATTGTCTTTCAGTAAAGTTCGGGTGTTTCCCCTGCTacgctgtcttttttttttttttggcattcttcttttttttttttttccatttatttttattagttggaggctctTATGTCGATTTAATTCTTAGGCCCAGCCAGAGACCCTAAGAAGGAAGACAATTCTTCCCCTGCAGTTCCAAACCTGATGAAATCATTGTGAGACTGCACAAACTATTATTTCATCAGTTTTCCCACATATTTTACTTTCCACAGCTTGCCACCCCGGACAGTCAAAACCCTTTTCTTTTGTCTTGTCACAGCCCTAAAGACCTATTGTTCTTTTGTTAAGACAGTACATAAATCCAAATTCATTTtgcttaaaatttacttttaattggaggataattgcttgcAACATTGCGTTACTTTCTGCCgcacaccaacatgaatcagccataggtataggTGTGTCCCCTCCCCCTGGAGCCTCTCTCCcgtctccccccacccacccctctaggtggtcacagagcaccaggctgagctccctgagtcAAGCACAAACTCCCACCGGCTGTCTAATTTACATATGGCAAGGTAATTTACATATGgcaaggtataatttacatatggcAAGTTCTCTTTGCCtgcctgtgtctccattgctgctctgcaaataggttcatcaatcccatctctctagattccatatatatatatgcataagcCCAAATTCTAAGGAGCCCTTTGGGTTAGTTActtctgggtccatccacatggAAGTGGGAACGAACCTGCCagtaaacttctttttttttagcttgtGAATCTGTCTTTTGTAAGTCTAATTTATAAGCCCCCAGTTTCACAACCtaagagagaagaaggaaaaagaatgtttCCTTTCCACTCCACTTACGTTGAAATCCTTGCTTCTAAGGTGACTCTTCAGGGAACCCAAATCAAAACAAAGTCTTAGCCAAACACACAAAGAATGGCACTTGCTCGGAGTTTCCTTCACTGACCACTTCCTTTCATGTTGCCTTTCCCCCTCCAAGTCACTGTTATATAATATTACCTGGTTTTACTTTCCTCATAATAGTTAACTCTGTTTGCAACTACTTAATCatcaatttcatttcatttgtctatttctttatttactattctttgtctattttccttctccattggatGTTTGCTCTATTAGGGGCACTGGCTGGCTTATTCATACTGTCttcaatctatatatatataaaaaaaaaatgcccagcaacaaggacctacttactgtatagcacagggaactatactcaatatcttgtaataacttataatggaaaagagtctgaaaaagaatatacatttatatgtatgtttcatacattgtatgaatatactgagggactgagtcactttgctgtacatctgaaactaacatagcattgtcaATCAGCTACACctcaatgtgaaaaaaattttaagaaaaaaaagaccatatAGTAAGTTTAGAAAATCACTGGGAATTCTCTGGAGGTCTAGTGCTTAGGACTGTGTGCCAtcactgccaggggcccaggttccatccctggtcagggaactaagatctcctaAGCCTGTCAGGGCaaggacaaggaaaaaaaaaaaaaacctggaaaaaaagGGAGTGTGCAGTCCACAGATATAAGGCCCTGGATAATATATGTTGAGTGGATACATTCTCCTTGACATGGGCCGCTATTTAGTTCCGATAAGTAttgcttagggcttccctggtggctcagtggtaaagaatccacctgccaatgcatgagacctggcttctgtccatgggtcaggaagatcccctggagaagggcatggcaacccactccagtattcttgcctggagaatcccatggaccaaggagcctggcaggctacaatccatggggttgcaaagagttggacacaactgagcaaccattagtgtttttgttcttgttgtttaagAACAAGAAAACGACCTGGGCACTGTTGACACTTTGGAGCCAAATCATTCTTAGTGATggaggctgtcctgtgcattgtaggatatttTTGCAGCATCCCTGACCTCCACCCACTAGACCCTAGCATCTGTCCGATCTCCCCTAACTGTGACAGCGAAATCCTTCTCTGCATTTTGCCAAGTATCTCCTAGGATGGAGGAAAAAGTCACCAGCTTTGAGAACATGAACGTGGCTAAGGGCATGAACTCTGGGAGTGAACCCCAGCAAATACTTACGACGTTGCCAGGGGCCACCTCACCCCGTCCTCTCCATCGGCTTGGTAGGCAGCCCCGAAGAGCTGCAGCACCTCGGCGTTCCTGCAGCTCTTCACACAAAAGGAGGACACCATGTGCTCCATCTTGGTGGTGATGTTGTTGACCACGACCACCTGGAAGGGGCTGAGGGCTTGTTGGATGAATTCCTCCTCCTGAAGCTCGTACAGGCAGCCGAAGACCTCCAGGGCGCCCCGCTTCAGGGTGGACCCCTCGCTCAGAGCCTTGCGGCGGATCCACTCGAGCAGCTCGGTCTTGACGCCAGGCGAGACCTTCCAGCCCAGCGTCTTCTCCAGGTAGCTCCTGGTCTCCTCGTTCAGGAGTCCAAACAGGAAACGGACCGTGAGGGCTAAGAAGCTCCTCTCGGAGAAGGCGTACTCGGTCAGCAACCTGCTGAGGTCCCGCTCGGGGCCGGACCCGCTCGCTCCATCATCCAAGACGTAGTGCATGGCCGCGAAGAACTCCTGGAAACTCAGGTGGATGAAACTGTAGAGTGTCTCACAGTTGATGTCCTTCTGGAAGATGTTCATATTGAGGAAGGAAGAGACGTCGGCCGCGTCCAGGCCGTGCTCCCGGAGGTCGCGCTCCGCAAAAAGGATCTTCTGTTCCCAGAGGCCGTGGGCCGCCAGGGCACACAGCCCCCTCCGGTTGGGCGGGGACGGCAGGGTGGGGGTCCCCGGCTTGGGTTGCATCAGACTCAGGAGGTAGAGCAGGTACACGGCCGTCGTGGTCCTCGACCTCCGTCTTAAGAGCCCCCCGCCCTCCAGCTGCTGCTTGAGGCAGGTGCAGACCACCCAGCACACCATGGGGACAAAGCATAGAGTGAAGAGGGGCTCGTTGTCTCTCACGAAGCTGAAGACCTGGCCGGCCTGCTCCCCGTCGTGGAAATACCTGTGGAAGTACTCCTTGCGCTCGGCCTCGGAGAAGCCCAGGATCGCCACATGCCTGGGATGCTCGAGCGAACGCTGGAGCTTGGCCAGAGTGGTGGGCCGCGTGGTGATGAGCAGAGACAGCTCGGGCAGGAGCTTCTTACGAATCAGGCTGCCCAGGAGGACCTCCGCGGGCACTTTCTTCTCCCAGCAGAGGCACCAGGTGCCCTGCGGGTAGTGGAAGGAGGGTCTGAGCTCGTCAAAGCCGTCCATGATGACGAGGAGACGCTCGGGAAGGCGGACGAGCTCATGGAGAGGCGCGCAGGGCTCGGGCCAGCAGCCGGCCAGGAGGTCTCGCGCGCTGCGCTCCGCGGTGCCCAGGTTCATCTCCCGGCAGTTGATGTAGCAGACGTAGTCGAATCTGTCTTGGAAGAGCTTCCCGTCGGCCCAGTCCAGCATCACTTTGTGGGCCAGCATGGATTTGCCCATGCCCGCCGCGCCCTGCAGAACCACGGTGCGCGGGGGCTCTGGGCGCTCTTCATCCGGCTCGAAGAGGGCCTCGATCTGGATGAGGCTGGCCGGCTGGCTGGCAGTCCCCGCATGTCCCCGGCCCGTGTCTAAGAGCTTCTGCTGGGCCCCCCTGGGGCTGGAGTGTTCCTTCGCCAGGAGGAGCCGCGTGTACCGGTGGCTGAGGTTGACGCACTCCCCCAGGCGCGCGTTGCGATCTTCCATGAGCCGGAATTTCCTGCGGACGTAGTCCCGGTAGGTTTCCTGGGGATCTAACCGAGAGGAATGAAGGACCGTGAAAGATAGATTGGTCAGCAGCCTTTAATGAATGCATGCATCAATGCAAACCGTGGTCTAGTGAACT from Cervus elaphus chromosome 4, mCerEla1.1, whole genome shotgun sequence includes:
- the NLRP12 gene encoding NACHT, LRR and PYD domains-containing protein 12 isoform X3, yielding MSPTPLRSDLGRLCTYLEELEATELKKFKLYLGTATEMGEGKIPWGRMEPAGPLEMAQLLAAHFGPREAWLLTLGVFHRINRKDLWERGQREDLGRDAPPGGPPSLGSESACSLEVLPAAPRKDPQETYRDYVRRKFRLMEDRNARLGECVNLSHRYTRLLLAKEHSSPRGAQQKLLDTGRGHAGTASQPASLIQIEALFEPDEERPEPPRTVVLQGAAGMGKSMLAHKVMLDWADGKLFQDRFDYVCYINCREMNLGTAERSARDLLAGCWPEPCAPLHELVRLPERLLVIMDGFDELRPSFHYPQGTWCLCWEKKVPAEVLLGSLIRKKLLPELSLLITTRPTTLAKLQRSLEHPRHVAILGFSEAERKEYFHRYFHDGEQAGQVFSFVRDNEPLFTLCFVPMVCWVVCTCLKQQLEGGGLLRRRSRTTTAVYLLYLLSLMQPKPGTPTLPSPPNRRGLCALAAHGLWEQKILFAERDLREHGLDAADVSSFLNMNIFQKDINCETLYSFIHLSFQEFFAAMHYVLDDGASGSGPERDLSRLLTEYAFSERSFLALTVRFLFGLLNEETRSYLEKTLGWKVSPGVKTELLEWIRRKALSEGSTLKRGALEVFGCLYELQEEEFIQQALSPFQVVVVNNITTKMEHMVSSFCVKSCRNAEVLQLFGAAYQADGEDGVRWPLATSLKRCRVSSSICGDLTTALIANKHLLRMDLSGNDLGLPGVQLLCQGLRHPKCRLQVVQLRKCQLEAGACRELASVLSISRHLLELDLTGNALEDAGLRLLCQGLRHPVCRLWILWLKICLLTGAACEDLASTLHVNQSLVELDLSLNDLGDPGVLLLCEGLRHPQCKLQTLRLGICRLSSAACEGLSAVLGLSPHLRELDLSFNDLGDRGMSLLCEGLRHPSCRLQKLWLDSCSLTGKACEDISSALGVNQTLTDLYLTNNALGNTGVRLLCERLSHPGCKLRVLWGHLAKFGDTFDCHNWGRQWSTFNLLWRTPGVLVNILNYVQRFTR
- the NLRP12 gene encoding NACHT, LRR and PYD domains-containing protein 12 isoform X1, which gives rise to MSPTPLRSDLGRLCTYLEELEATELKKFKLYLGTATEMGEGKIPWGRMEPAGPLEMAQLLAAHFGPREAWLLTLGVFHRINRKDLWERGQREDLGRDAPPGGPPSLGSESACSLEVLPAAPRKDPQETYRDYVRRKFRLMEDRNARLGECVNLSHRYTRLLLAKEHSSPRGAQQKLLDTGRGHAGTASQPASLIQIEALFEPDEERPEPPRTVVLQGAAGMGKSMLAHKVMLDWADGKLFQDRFDYVCYINCREMNLGTAERSARDLLAGCWPEPCAPLHELVRLPERLLVIMDGFDELRPSFHYPQGTWCLCWEKKVPAEVLLGSLIRKKLLPELSLLITTRPTTLAKLQRSLEHPRHVAILGFSEAERKEYFHRYFHDGEQAGQVFSFVRDNEPLFTLCFVPMVCWVVCTCLKQQLEGGGLLRRRSRTTTAVYLLYLLSLMQPKPGTPTLPSPPNRRGLCALAAHGLWEQKILFAERDLREHGLDAADVSSFLNMNIFQKDINCETLYSFIHLSFQEFFAAMHYVLDDGASGSGPERDLSRLLTEYAFSERSFLALTVRFLFGLLNEETRSYLEKTLGWKVSPGVKTELLEWIRRKALSEGSTLKRGALEVFGCLYELQEEEFIQQALSPFQVVVVNNITTKMEHMVSSFCVKSCRNAEVLQLFGAAYQADGEDGVRWPLATSPERHVLPDIYSEQLAAALSTNPSLVELALHSNALGSRGVKLLCQGLRHPSCRLQNLRLKRCRVSSSICGDLTTALIANKHLLRMDLSGNDLGLPGVQLLCQGLRHPKCRLQVVQLRKCQLEAGACRELASVLSISRHLLELDLTGNALEDAGLRLLCQGLRHPVCRLWILWLKICLLTGAACEDLASTLHVNQSLVELDLSLNDLGDPGVLLLCEGLRHPQCKLQTLRLGICRLSSAACEGLSAVLGLSPHLRELDLSFNDLGDRGMSLLCEGLRHPSCRLQKLWLDSCSLTGKACEDISSALGVNQTLTDLYLTNNALGNTGVRLLCERLSHPGCKLRVLWGHLAKFGDTFDCHNWGRQWSTFNLLWRTPGVLVNILNYVQRFTR
- the NLRP12 gene encoding NACHT, LRR and PYD domains-containing protein 12 isoform X2, whose translation is MSPTPLRSDLGRLCTYLEELEATELKKFKLYLGTATEMGEGKIPWGRMEPAGPLEMAQLLAAHFGPREAWLLTLGVFHRINRKDLWERGQREDLGRDAPPGGPPSLGSESACSLEVLPAAPRKDPQETYRDYVRRKFRLMEDRNARLGECVNLSHRYTRLLLAKEHSSPRGAQQKLLDTGRGHAGTASQPASLIQIEALFEPDEERPEPPRTVVLQGAAGMGKSMLAHKVMLDWADGKLFQDRFDYVCYINCREMNLGTAERSARDLLAGCWPEPCAPLHELVRLPERLLVIMDGFDELRPSFHYPQGTWCLCWEKKVPAEVLLGSLIRKKLLPELSLLITTRPTTLAKLQRSLEHPRHVAILGFSEAERKEYFHRYFHDGEQAGQVFSFVRDNEPLFTLCFVPMVCWVVCTCLKQQLEGGGLLRRRSRTTTAVYLLYLLSLMQPKPGTPTLPSPPNRRGLCALAAHGLWEQKILFAERDLREHGLDAADVSSFLNMNIFQKDINCETLYSFIHLSFQEFFAAMHYVLDDGASGSGPERDLSRLLTEYAFSERSFLALTVRFLFGLLNEETRSYLEKTLGWKVSPGVKTELLEWIRRKALSEGSTLKRGALEVFGCLYELQEEEFIQQALSPFQVVVVNNITTKMEHMVSSFCVKSCRNAEVLQLFGAAYQADGEDGVRWPLATSPERHVLPDIYSEQLAAALSTNPSLVELALHSNALGSRGVKLLCQGLRHPSCRLQNLRLKRCRVSSSICGDLTTALIANKHLLRMDLSGNDLGLPGVQLLCQGLRHPKCRLQVVQLRKCQLEAGACRELASVLSISRHLLELDLTGNALEDAGLRLLCQGLRHPVCRLWILWLKICLLTGAACEDLASTLHVNQSLVELDLSLNDLGDPGVLLLCEGLRHPQCKLQTLRLGICRLSSAACEGLSAVLGLSPHLRELDLSFNDLGDRGMSLLCEGLRHPSCRLQKLWLDSCSLTGKACEDISSALGVNQTLTDLYLTNNALGNTGVRLLCERLSHPGCKLRVLWLFGMDLNKMTHRSLAALRVTKPYLDIGC